A single Methanocorpusculum vombati DNA region contains:
- a CDS encoding PKD domain-containing protein: MIRYTRDNGVAPIISAILLVAITVGMVAVVGVVVVSMTDMGNMPTVGILIEEKRGMVTITHFAGEELKVGNYYILVDDADRTKDFTGPGLSDGYFEPGDILSWSVNSGALRHVSVVYDGEKGTYLLAEKWFDGISGDGGLSAAFTMTSSTGTSRSEMPSVLQDAAADLTGGCPMRVLFSPIESSDDAEYLWTFGNGNTSDENCPSQEYTSVGKYTVTLKVTNKTNGGWNSSSQTIDARNFGLTVMTWVKLVADYQTGAPPKQSFYFRASASSQGSNPEWGFQVQNWKFFEYKLKSSSDYLLSKFMPRKNVWYHLTGLSNGKQGELYINGSTNDVRRNNNAGEITMPVTRDVNFSEGQIFKSTGSPYEIAESYELSFPLTLSEISTIYNSQKENYQL, translated from the coding sequence ATGATACGATATACCAGAGATAACGGGGTTGCACCAATCATCTCAGCTATTTTACTTGTAGCAATTACAGTAGGTATGGTAGCAGTAGTGGGCGTTGTAGTTGTGTCGATGACCGATATGGGCAATATGCCAACCGTAGGCATTTTAATAGAAGAAAAACGAGGGATGGTTACTATCACTCATTTTGCCGGTGAAGAACTGAAGGTCGGAAACTATTATATTCTGGTTGATGATGCAGACAGAACAAAAGATTTTACCGGCCCTGGCCTTTCAGACGGGTATTTCGAACCGGGAGATATTCTTTCATGGTCGGTAAACAGCGGTGCACTTCGCCATGTTTCGGTGGTGTATGATGGAGAAAAAGGAACCTATCTGCTTGCTGAGAAATGGTTTGACGGCATCAGTGGAGATGGTGGTCTGAGTGCAGCATTTACGATGACTTCCTCTACCGGAACAAGCAGGAGTGAGATGCCGTCTGTGTTGCAGGATGCTGCGGCGGATCTGACCGGCGGGTGTCCAATGAGAGTGTTATTTTCTCCGATAGAATCATCTGATGATGCAGAATATCTCTGGACCTTTGGAAACGGAAATACATCCGATGAGAATTGTCCGAGTCAGGAATATACATCCGTTGGTAAATATACTGTCACCCTAAAAGTGACGAACAAGACGAACGGTGGATGGAACAGTTCATCACAAACAATTGATGCACGAAATTTTGGATTAACGGTGATGACATGGGTGAAACTGGTAGCTGATTATCAAACAGGTGCTCCTCCAAAACAATCATTTTATTTCCGTGCAAGTGCGAGTTCTCAGGGGTCTAATCCAGAATGGGGTTTCCAGGTACAAAATTGGAAATTTTTTGAATATAAACTAAAATCATCAAGTGATTATTTATTATCTAAATTTATGCCTCGGAAAAATGTTTGGTATCATCTTACAGGACTTAGTAATGGAAAACAAGGCGAACTATACATTAATGGATCAACGAATGATGTGAGAAGAAATAATAATGCGGGTGAAATAACAATGCCTGTTACAAGGGATGTTAATTTTTCTGAGGGCCAGATATTTAAATCAACTGGATCTCCATATGAAATAGCTGAATCATACGAACTTAGTTTTCCACTTACTCTATCAGAGATATCAACGATTTATAATTCTCAAAAAGAAAATTACCAGTTATAA